One Actinosynnema pretiosum DNA segment encodes these proteins:
- a CDS encoding DedA family protein: protein MIDATPPTPEPLGGLAGWAVDLMDALGGPGAALVVGADNLFPPIPSELVLPLAGFSASRGAFGLAEALLWTTLGSVAGAVVVYLLGALLGRDRTRAVIARVPLLEVADFDRAERWFAEHGAKAVFLGRMVPLFRSVISLPAGVGRMSPVKFLLLTTAGSLVWNSVFVVAGYLLGANWHVVDDYAAAFQTVVLAAVAIAVALFVVVRVRSRRRLPEDSF from the coding sequence ATGATCGACGCAACGCCGCCCACCCCCGAACCGCTCGGTGGCCTGGCGGGCTGGGCGGTGGACCTGATGGACGCGCTGGGCGGTCCCGGCGCGGCGCTGGTCGTGGGCGCGGACAACCTGTTCCCGCCGATCCCCAGCGAGCTGGTCCTGCCGCTGGCCGGGTTCTCCGCGAGCCGGGGCGCGTTCGGCCTCGCCGAGGCGCTGCTGTGGACGACCCTGGGCTCGGTGGCGGGCGCGGTGGTCGTCTACCTGCTGGGCGCGCTGCTGGGCCGCGACCGGACCAGGGCGGTGATCGCGCGGGTGCCGCTGCTGGAGGTGGCCGACTTCGACCGCGCGGAGCGCTGGTTCGCCGAGCACGGGGCGAAGGCGGTGTTCCTGGGCCGGATGGTGCCGCTGTTCCGCAGCGTCATCTCCCTGCCCGCCGGGGTGGGGCGCATGTCCCCCGTGAAGTTCCTGCTCCTGACCACCGCCGGGAGCCTGGTCTGGAACTCGGTGTTCGTCGTGGCGGGTTACCTGCTGGGGGCGAACTGGCACGTGGTCGACGACTACGCGGCCGCCTTCCAGACGGTGGTGCTCGCGGCCGTGGCGATCGCCGTGGCACTTTTCGTCGTCGTCCGGGTGCGGTCCCGCCGCCGTCTTCCGGAGGACTCCTTTTAG
- a CDS encoding sensor histidine kinase: MIHTDELSAGAVAGSWGRAVVGVLLGGLLALATPPLLLWPVGRDRLALALAATQVRLITRWHGPVHVPRPAPARCRRYLLLRWPVGLLGLGVLALLLVCLVVGASMLSAFLLDGDWALVEDSRERVGPALLLVSAPTGAMLTFVTAAGVFGVGTLDRWLAAEALGAGDRALLRRRVAELTTTRADVVDAVNDERRRIERDLHDGVQQRVVALGVLVGRAHRAGGGDRARDLLEQALVVSQETIAELRQVALRVYPSALDAGGLPAALEALAERSTTPVALRVDPGRLPAAVEVALYFVASEAVTNAVKHAGATRVEVVVAGRDGRVELSVSDDGAGGADPAGPGLSGLARRVLAADGVFGVDSPVGGPTVVRAVLPCG; encoded by the coding sequence GTGATCCACACCGACGAGCTGAGCGCGGGTGCGGTGGCCGGGAGCTGGGGGCGGGCCGTCGTCGGGGTCCTCCTCGGCGGGCTGCTCGCGCTGGCCACCCCGCCGCTGCTGTTGTGGCCGGTCGGGCGCGACCGCCTCGCCCTCGCGCTGGCCGCCACCCAGGTCCGGCTGATCACCCGCTGGCACGGCCCCGTCCACGTCCCGCGCCCCGCGCCCGCCCGGTGCAGGCGCTACCTGCTGCTGCGCTGGCCGGTCGGGCTGCTCGGGCTCGGCGTGCTCGCGCTGCTCCTGGTGTGCCTGGTCGTGGGGGCGTCGATGCTGTCGGCGTTCCTGCTGGACGGCGACTGGGCGCTGGTCGAGGACTCCCGCGAGCGGGTGGGACCGGCGCTGCTGCTGGTGTCCGCCCCGACCGGGGCCATGCTGACCTTCGTCACCGCCGCGGGCGTGTTCGGCGTCGGCACGCTCGACCGCTGGCTGGCCGCCGAGGCGCTGGGGGCGGGCGACCGGGCGCTGCTGCGCCGCAGGGTCGCCGAGCTGACCACCACCCGCGCCGACGTGGTCGACGCCGTCAACGACGAGCGGCGGCGCATCGAGCGGGACTTGCACGACGGGGTGCAGCAGCGGGTCGTGGCGCTGGGGGTGCTGGTCGGGCGGGCGCACCGGGCGGGTGGGGGAGACCGGGCCCGCGACCTGCTGGAGCAGGCGCTGGTGGTGTCGCAGGAGACCATCGCGGAGCTGCGGCAGGTGGCGCTGCGGGTCTACCCGAGCGCGCTGGACGCCGGGGGGCTGCCCGCCGCGCTGGAGGCGCTGGCCGAGCGCTCGACCACGCCGGTGGCGCTGCGGGTCGACCCCGGCAGGCTGCCCGCCGCCGTGGAGGTGGCGCTGTACTTCGTGGCGTCCGAGGCGGTCACCAACGCGGTCAAGCACGCGGGGGCCACGCGCGTGGAGGTCGTCGTGGCGGGGCGGGACGGGCGGGTCGAGCTGAGCGTGTCCGACGACGGGGCGGGTGGCGCCGATCCGGCGGGGCCGGGGCTGTCGGGGTTGGCGCGGCGGGTGCTGGCGGCCGACGGGGTGTTCGGGGTGGACAGCCCGGTGGGCGGGCCGACCGTGGTGCGGGCGGTGCTGCCGTGCGGGTGA
- a CDS encoding response regulator transcription factor yields the protein MRVILAEDSTLLREGLVRLLAEEGHEVVAAVGSATELLAQVARHLPDVVVTDVRMPPGGGDDGLRAALRIREGHPEVAVLVLSQHVERRYATELLTGGGGKVGYLLKDRVVRVGEFLDAVERVAAGGTVFDPEVVRRLLARGGRGDPLAGLTPREAQVLALMAEGLTNARIAERVHVSVSAVEKHVNGVFDKLGLTGVGGVSRRVVAVVRYLGQDG from the coding sequence GTGCGGGTGATCCTGGCCGAGGACTCGACGCTGCTGCGGGAGGGCCTGGTGCGGTTGCTGGCGGAGGAGGGGCACGAGGTCGTCGCGGCCGTGGGCAGCGCGACCGAGCTGCTGGCCCAGGTCGCGCGGCACCTGCCCGACGTGGTGGTGACGGACGTGCGGATGCCGCCCGGCGGCGGGGACGACGGGCTGCGCGCGGCGCTGCGGATCAGGGAGGGGCACCCTGAGGTCGCGGTGCTGGTGCTGTCGCAGCACGTGGAGCGGCGGTACGCGACCGAGCTGCTCACCGGGGGCGGTGGGAAGGTCGGGTACCTGCTCAAGGACCGGGTGGTGCGGGTCGGGGAGTTCCTGGACGCGGTGGAGCGGGTCGCGGCCGGGGGGACGGTGTTCGACCCGGAGGTGGTGCGGCGGCTGCTGGCGCGCGGGGGGCGCGGCGACCCGCTGGCGGGGCTCACGCCGCGCGAGGCGCAGGTGCTCGCGCTGATGGCCGAGGGGCTGACCAACGCGCGCATCGCGGAGCGGGTGCACGTGTCGGTGAGCGCGGTGGAGAAGCACGTGAACGGGGTGTTCGACAAGCTCGGGCTCACCGGGGTGGGCGGGGTGAGCAGGCGGGTGGTGGCGGTGGTGCGGTACCTGGGGCAGGACGGGTGA
- a CDS encoding sensor histidine kinase, with translation MDRTGAGAVPAGPEPARLTSRQRLLAPWQGRARSLAFDALLAVFLTTISAVELAGAHGPLGAVAGALLTAPAVLLRRRWPLAALAVGLALLALDTSTYLVFVALHSTAARLGTSWRTWAGAAAVYALFLPRLNYEGAHWLIVVPLNTIPVLIPVLTGMWVHQRTRVVGLLSERAETAERERDLLAERAVAAERRRIAREMHDVVAHRVSVIALQSGALTVVGDGQVAEAAEVIRKSSTAALSELRDVLRVLREDDAEDSAPGLDGIPALIADAPGDVRLEQRDGTLPAVGAAAERAAYRVVQEALTNAGKHAPGAPVRVALAVEGPGDLVVTVVNGEPSSPPTTVPGSGYGLLGMRERVTQAGGHLTTGPVERGFAVRARFPAAPTED, from the coding sequence GTGGATCGGACCGGTGCTGGAGCGGTACCTGCTGGACCCGAGCCCGCTCGGCTGACGTCGCGGCAGCGCCTGCTGGCCCCCTGGCAGGGCCGCGCGCGGTCGCTGGCGTTCGACGCGCTGCTGGCGGTCTTCCTGACCACGATCTCGGCCGTGGAGCTGGCGGGCGCCCACGGCCCGCTCGGCGCGGTGGCCGGGGCGCTGCTCACCGCGCCCGCCGTGCTGCTGCGCCGCCGCTGGCCGCTGGCGGCGCTGGCGGTCGGCCTGGCGCTGCTGGCGCTCGACACGAGCACGTACCTGGTGTTCGTCGCCCTGCACAGCACGGCGGCCCGCCTCGGCACGTCCTGGCGCACCTGGGCGGGCGCCGCGGCGGTGTACGCGCTGTTCCTGCCCAGGCTGAACTACGAGGGGGCGCACTGGCTGATCGTGGTGCCGCTCAACACGATCCCGGTGCTGATCCCCGTGCTCACCGGCATGTGGGTGCACCAGCGCACGCGCGTGGTGGGCCTGCTCAGCGAGCGCGCCGAGACCGCCGAGCGCGAGCGCGACCTGCTGGCCGAGCGCGCCGTCGCCGCCGAGCGCAGGCGCATCGCCCGCGAGATGCACGACGTGGTCGCGCACCGGGTCAGCGTGATCGCCCTGCAGTCCGGCGCGCTGACCGTGGTCGGTGACGGCCAGGTCGCCGAGGCCGCCGAGGTGATCCGCAAGTCCAGCACCGCCGCGCTGTCGGAGCTGCGCGACGTGCTGCGGGTGCTGCGCGAGGACGACGCCGAGGACAGCGCCCCCGGCCTGGACGGCATCCCCGCGCTGATCGCCGACGCCCCCGGCGACGTGCGGCTGGAGCAGCGGGACGGGACCCTGCCCGCGGTGGGCGCGGCGGCGGAGCGCGCGGCCTACCGGGTGGTGCAGGAGGCGCTGACCAACGCGGGCAAGCACGCGCCCGGCGCGCCCGTGCGGGTGGCGCTGGCGGTCGAGGGGCCGGGCGACCTGGTCGTGACCGTGGTCAACGGCGAGCCGAGCAGCCCGCCCACCACGGTCCCCGGCTCGGGCTACGGGCTGCTGGGGATGCGCGAGCGCGTCACCCAGGCGGGCGGCCACCTGACCACGGGCCCGGTCGAGCGCGGTTTCGCGGTGCGCGCGCGGTTCCCCGCGGCGCCGACCGAGGACTGA
- a CDS encoding TetR/AcrR family transcriptional regulator, producing MPAPPRKRSAEATRAAILDAARARFGEGGFDRVRVRDVAADAGVDAALVVRYFGGKEALFAEAAAFDLRLPDLRGLPRDGVATVLLDRFLAVWEHDAGFLSLLRAAASSPAAAEAMLGVFTGQVAPALAAIAVDRPAERAALVGSQVLGLAFTRYVLRVPPLAAMGREELGAWIGPVLERYLLDPSPLG from the coding sequence GTGCCCGCACCACCCCGCAAGCGCTCCGCCGAGGCGACCAGGGCGGCGATCCTGGACGCCGCGCGCGCCCGCTTCGGCGAGGGCGGGTTCGACCGGGTGCGGGTGCGCGACGTCGCGGCCGACGCGGGCGTGGACGCGGCGCTGGTGGTGCGGTACTTCGGCGGCAAGGAGGCGCTGTTCGCCGAGGCCGCCGCGTTCGACCTGCGCCTGCCCGACCTGCGCGGACTGCCTCGGGACGGGGTGGCGACGGTGCTGCTGGACCGGTTCCTCGCGGTGTGGGAGCACGACGCCGGGTTCCTGTCGCTGCTGCGCGCGGCGGCGAGCAGCCCGGCCGCCGCCGAGGCGATGCTGGGGGTGTTCACCGGCCAGGTGGCGCCCGCGCTGGCCGCGATCGCGGTGGACCGGCCCGCCGAGCGGGCGGCGCTGGTCGGCTCCCAGGTGCTGGGGCTGGCGTTCACGCGGTACGTGCTGCGGGTGCCGCCGCTGGCGGCCATGGGGCGGGAGGAGCTGGGGGCGTGGATCGGACCGGTGCTGGAGCGGTACCTGCTGGACCCGAGCCCGCTCGGCTGA
- a CDS encoding DUF202 domain-containing protein, with protein MVERARFDPGLQPERTLLAWRRTVLAVAATALVSLRVLPPVLGAWSLAVGPVFLVVCAALWALAERRSARAYRALLAHERPELPGAGPLLGLTALVVAVALVALVWALPAHS; from the coding sequence GTGGTTGAGCGCGCCCGGTTCGACCCCGGCCTGCAACCCGAGCGGACCCTGCTGGCGTGGCGGCGCACCGTGCTCGCGGTGGCCGCGACGGCGCTGGTGTCGCTGCGGGTGCTGCCTCCGGTGCTGGGCGCGTGGTCGCTGGCCGTGGGGCCGGTGTTCCTGGTGGTGTGCGCGGCGCTGTGGGCGCTGGCGGAACGGCGCTCGGCCCGCGCCTACCGGGCGCTGCTGGCGCACGAGCGCCCCGAGCTGCCGGGCGCGGGCCCGCTGCTCGGCCTCACCGCGCTGGTGGTGGCCGTCGCGCTGGTGGCCCTGGTGTGGGCGCTGCCCGCGCACTCCTGA
- a CDS encoding YidH family protein, whose translation MSLRRFPRGVYDHGAEPDPRFTLANERTFLAWIRTSLALVAGGVALEALHVPIHSGLRLAASLALLVLGLVVPPLAWRGWAAAERAMRRGEPLPSSGVLLPLVVGVAAVALLLVLGTVLR comes from the coding sequence GTGAGCCTGCGCCGCTTCCCGCGCGGGGTCTACGACCACGGCGCCGAACCCGACCCCCGGTTCACCCTGGCCAACGAGCGCACGTTCCTGGCCTGGATCAGGACCTCGCTGGCGCTGGTGGCGGGCGGGGTGGCGCTGGAGGCGCTGCACGTGCCGATCCACTCCGGGCTGCGGCTGGCCGCGTCCCTGGCGCTGCTGGTGCTGGGCCTGGTCGTGCCGCCGCTGGCCTGGCGGGGGTGGGCCGCCGCCGAGCGGGCGATGCGGCGCGGCGAGCCGCTGCCCTCGTCCGGGGTGCTGCTGCCGCTGGTGGTCGGGGTGGCGGCGGTGGCGCTGCTGCTGGTGCTGGGCACGGTCCTGCGGTGA
- a CDS encoding cytochrome P450 family protein, translating into MTAHDETAHDETAQQEAPHEVRRGHSLAEPLHVLDRTTPTHEEHRLLKEIGPLVPVDADGVRAWVATTEEAARAVLDVRPPLSKHPDEWAALRRGEVPPDWTLLPMLTAHSMITRDGAEHRRLRGIAATGFTAKRVKAMRPRVTAITRRLLDELDPGSPVDLKERFCQPLPVIVVFELFGITGRDELAWFHERYTAQVDGRSGETARVAASAQVREALGELVRRRRADPAEDLTSALVEAGADGRCTDEELVGTLDLLLLAGHETTVHALCNTVHALLTHPVQLAAALAGEHPWSHVAEVGLRWNGPVRGLRARYAARDVVVAGALVRRGEPILVSLAGANRDGAPFDLSPPQGAGHIGFGVGAHLCLGAALARQELEIALGELFGRFPRLRLAVPEARLRLLGSTVVNGLEELPVLLEPGA; encoded by the coding sequence ATGACGGCTCACGACGAGACGGCCCACGACGAGACGGCCCAGCAGGAAGCGCCCCACGAGGTCCGCCGCGGGCACTCGCTCGCCGAACCCCTGCACGTGCTCGACCGCACCACCCCCACGCACGAGGAGCACCGGCTGCTCAAGGAGATCGGGCCGCTCGTCCCGGTCGACGCGGACGGCGTGCGGGCCTGGGTGGCCACCACCGAGGAGGCCGCCCGCGCCGTGCTGGACGTCCGGCCGCCGCTGTCCAAGCACCCCGACGAGTGGGCCGCCCTGCGGCGCGGCGAGGTGCCGCCGGACTGGACGCTGCTGCCGATGCTCACCGCGCACTCGATGATCACCCGCGACGGCGCCGAGCACCGCAGGCTGCGCGGGATCGCCGCCACCGGGTTCACCGCCAAGCGCGTCAAGGCGATGCGACCCCGCGTCACCGCGATCACCCGGCGGCTGCTGGACGAGCTGGACCCCGGTTCGCCCGTCGACCTGAAGGAGCGGTTCTGCCAGCCGCTGCCCGTGATCGTGGTGTTCGAGCTGTTCGGCATCACCGGCCGGGACGAGCTGGCGTGGTTCCACGAGCGCTACACCGCCCAGGTCGACGGGCGCTCCGGCGAGACGGCGCGGGTCGCGGCGTCGGCGCAGGTGCGGGAGGCGCTGGGCGAGCTGGTGCGGCGCAGGCGGGCCGACCCCGCCGAGGACCTGACCAGCGCACTGGTCGAGGCGGGCGCGGACGGCCGGTGCACCGACGAGGAGCTGGTCGGCACCCTGGACCTGCTCCTGCTGGCGGGCCACGAGACCACGGTGCACGCGCTGTGCAACACCGTGCACGCGCTGCTCACCCACCCGGTGCAGCTCGCGGCGGCGCTGGCGGGCGAGCACCCGTGGTCGCACGTGGCCGAGGTGGGGCTGCGCTGGAACGGCCCGGTGCGCGGGCTGCGGGCGCGCTACGCGGCGCGGGACGTGGTGGTGGCGGGCGCGCTGGTGCGGCGCGGCGAGCCGATCCTGGTGTCGCTGGCGGGCGCGAACCGGGACGGCGCGCCGTTCGACCTGTCGCCGCCGCAGGGCGCCGGGCACATCGGGTTCGGGGTGGGCGCGCACCTCTGCCTCGGCGCGGCGCTGGCCAGGCAGGAGCTGGAGATCGCGCTGGGCGAGCTGTTCGGCCGCTTCCCGAGGCTGCGGCTGGCGGTGCCGGAGGCCCGGCTGCGGCTGCTGGGGTCGACGGTGGTCAACGGGCTGGAGGAGCTGCCGGTGCTGCTGGAGCCGGGGGCCTGA
- a CDS encoding helix-turn-helix domain-containing protein has translation MLRIVFTTDDLVGTVVASGSEPLWDVVLACRRLHDRDRPAAFRRWAAETRARLRPGDRDLAVLRLLTPAPDLLTPPEQAHGLAAGLDAVRATPPRRARAELGRSRLPGLVAHGGADALGELAECLRRLHAKLVEPHAGVVAESAAADRARRARDLVDGGVHALLAGLGPHVRWRPPVLEVAHRADREVRLAGRGLRLVPSYFCRTPVTLADPELPPVLVHPLDEGDRWSGGAAPGLDALLGPTRCAVLECARAGASTTELARRVGTSAASASRHASVLREAGLLRTSRRRGQSLHTATALGRSLLAAAGERGR, from the coding sequence GTGTTGCGCATCGTCTTCACGACCGACGACCTGGTGGGGACCGTCGTGGCGAGCGGGTCGGAGCCGCTGTGGGACGTGGTCCTGGCGTGCCGGAGGCTGCACGACCGGGACCGGCCCGCCGCGTTCCGGCGCTGGGCCGCCGAGACCCGCGCGCGGCTGCGGCCGGGGGACCGCGACCTGGCCGTGCTGCGCCTGCTCACGCCCGCGCCGGACCTGCTGACCCCGCCCGAGCAGGCGCACGGCCTCGCCGCCGGGCTGGACGCGGTGCGGGCCACGCCGCCGCGCAGGGCCAGGGCCGAGCTGGGCCGGTCGCGGCTGCCGGGGCTGGTGGCGCACGGCGGGGCGGACGCGCTGGGCGAGCTGGCGGAGTGCCTGCGCAGGCTGCACGCCAAGCTGGTCGAGCCGCACGCGGGCGTGGTGGCCGAGAGCGCCGCCGCCGACCGGGCGCGGCGGGCCCGCGACCTGGTGGACGGGGGCGTGCACGCGCTGCTGGCCGGGCTGGGCCCACACGTGCGGTGGCGGCCACCGGTGCTGGAGGTCGCGCACCGCGCCGACCGGGAGGTGCGGCTCGCCGGGCGGGGGCTGCGGCTGGTGCCGTCGTACTTCTGCCGCACCCCGGTGACGCTGGCCGACCCGGAGCTGCCACCGGTGCTGGTGCACCCCCTGGACGAGGGCGACCGGTGGAGCGGGGGCGCGGCGCCGGGGCTGGACGCGCTGCTCGGGCCGACCCGGTGCGCGGTGCTGGAGTGCGCGCGGGCCGGGGCGAGCACGACCGAGCTGGCGCGCCGGGTGGGCACGTCGGCGGCGTCGGCGAGCAGGCACGCGTCGGTGCTGCGGGAGGCGGGCCTGCTGCGCACGAGCAGGCGACGCGGGCAATCCCTGCACACCGCGACCGCGCTGGGCCGCTCGCTGCTGGCTGCGGCGGGCGAACGGGGGCGGTGA
- a CDS encoding biliverdin-producing heme oxygenase, with protein sequence MDTATPFSAELRAATRKEHERAERTGYMEALLGERLDLGAYTRLAEQYYFIYGALEERADALADDPVASRFTEPELRRVPALEQDLAHLIGPDWRERIAPVPATESYVRRIREAGRWSGGFVAHHYTRYLGDVAGGQVIRRLLAQRYGLVDAGAAFYRFDVVGGLPGFRKRYRDSLDTAGWGQVERERVIVETCVAFECNVAVFNALASELDLGSAA encoded by the coding sequence ATGGACACCGCGACCCCCTTCTCAGCCGAGCTGCGCGCCGCCACCCGCAAGGAGCACGAGCGCGCCGAGCGGACCGGGTACATGGAGGCGCTCCTGGGCGAGCGCCTCGACCTCGGGGCGTACACCAGGCTCGCCGAGCAGTACTACTTCATCTACGGGGCGCTGGAGGAGCGGGCCGACGCGCTCGCCGACGACCCGGTCGCCAGCCGGTTCACCGAGCCCGAGCTGCGCCGCGTCCCCGCGCTGGAGCAGGACCTGGCGCACCTGATCGGCCCGGACTGGCGGGAGCGGATCGCCCCGGTGCCCGCCACCGAGTCGTACGTGCGGCGCATCCGCGAGGCCGGGCGGTGGTCCGGCGGGTTCGTCGCCCACCACTACACCCGCTACCTCGGCGACGTCGCGGGCGGCCAGGTCATCCGGCGGCTGCTGGCCCAGCGGTACGGGCTGGTCGACGCGGGCGCCGCGTTCTACCGGTTCGACGTGGTCGGCGGGCTCCCCGGCTTCCGCAAGCGCTACCGCGACTCCCTGGACACCGCCGGGTGGGGCCAGGTCGAGCGGGAGCGGGTGATCGTGGAGACCTGCGTGGCGTTCGAGTGCAACGTGGCCGTGTTCAACGCGCTCGCCTCCGAGCTGGACCTGGGCAGCGCCGCCTGA
- a CDS encoding alpha/beta hydrolase fold domain-containing protein — protein MSLLSRPAVADAVARRLKSFMTPRGDPATPYLGARGRVGRVVVPTRHGGVPCAVYHPPADVTPAGSGAYLNLHGGGFAIGYPGQDDSWCRYLAAETGVVVLNADYATTPEHRFPVPVEQTYDVLAWAAEPERDWDGSRLCVGGQSAGGSLAAGAARLALERGGPAVALQVLHYAPLDLVTPGRDKRLAGPKSMLRPWMAEVFDTAYIPDPAARRDRLASPAWGDNGVGIEGIAPAVVITCEHDRLRDEGVAYARALDAAGALAEHHEVRGYDHGYNFRGGAPREVVDAVYARIAGHVRRAVGEG, from the coding sequence GTGTCCCTGCTGTCCCGCCCCGCCGTCGCCGATGCCGTGGCCAGGAGGCTCAAGTCGTTCATGACCCCGCGCGGCGACCCCGCCACCCCGTACCTGGGCGCGCGCGGCCGGGTCGGCCGGGTCGTCGTGCCCACCCGGCACGGGGGCGTGCCCTGCGCGGTCTACCACCCGCCCGCCGACGTGACCCCGGCCGGTTCGGGCGCGTACCTGAACCTGCACGGCGGCGGCTTCGCCATCGGCTACCCCGGCCAGGACGACTCGTGGTGCCGCTACCTGGCCGCCGAGACCGGCGTGGTCGTGCTCAACGCCGACTACGCCACCACCCCCGAGCACCGCTTCCCGGTGCCGGTCGAGCAGACCTACGACGTCCTCGCCTGGGCCGCCGAGCCCGAGCGCGACTGGGACGGCTCGCGGCTGTGCGTGGGCGGGCAGAGCGCGGGCGGCTCGCTCGCGGCGGGCGCGGCGCGGCTGGCGCTGGAGCGGGGCGGACCGGCCGTCGCGCTCCAGGTCCTGCACTACGCGCCGCTCGACCTGGTCACGCCCGGCAGGGACAAGCGGCTGGCGGGGCCGAAGTCGATGCTGCGCCCGTGGATGGCCGAGGTGTTCGACACCGCCTACATCCCCGACCCGGCGGCGCGGCGCGACCGGCTGGCCTCGCCCGCGTGGGGCGACAACGGGGTGGGGATCGAGGGCATCGCCCCGGCGGTGGTGATCACCTGCGAGCACGACCGGCTGCGCGACGAGGGCGTGGCGTACGCGAGGGCCCTGGACGCGGCGGGCGCGCTGGCCGAGCACCACGAGGTGCGCGGGTACGACCACGGCTACAACTTCCGGGGCGGCGCGCCCCGCGAGGTCGTGGACGCGGTCTACGCCCGCATCGCCGGGCACGTCCGCAGGGCGGTGGGGGAGGGCTGA
- a CDS encoding Cmx/CmrA family chloramphenicol efflux MFS transporter, which translates to MPPAVHALALAVFAQATSEFMLSGLVHPLAADLGVPLAAAGALTSGFALGMVLGAPLAAALSLRWPPRRALLGFLTAFLLAHVLGALTPGFAVLLTTRVVAALATAGFLAVALGTAARLAGPGAQGRATATLLAGTTTACVVGVPAGALLGELWGWRSAFWAVALLTAPALVAVLRSVPAGGGDPGGAVAAELRGLRVPGLRSPLLLAALVNGGTFCAFTYLAPLVTDVAGRAAGWVPVALAVFGCGAFAGVVVAGRAADRRPARLLAAGLVALPAGWLLLAAFPVAPLLFAQAALSFAVGSTLVAEVLRVAPGAPRLAGAAATAALNAGAVVGPLLGGAALAGGARAALLVSAALTACALVFGSRRLTRARA; encoded by the coding sequence ATGCCTCCTGCCGTCCACGCCCTGGCCCTGGCCGTCTTCGCCCAGGCCACCTCCGAGTTCATGCTGTCCGGCCTGGTCCACCCCCTGGCCGCCGACCTCGGCGTCCCGCTCGCCGCCGCGGGCGCCCTGACCTCGGGCTTCGCCCTGGGGATGGTGCTGGGCGCGCCGCTCGCCGCCGCGCTGAGCCTGCGCTGGCCGCCCCGCCGGGCGCTGCTCGGGTTCCTCACCGCGTTCCTGCTGGCCCACGTGCTGGGCGCCCTCACCCCCGGCTTCGCCGTGCTGCTGACCACCAGGGTGGTCGCCGCGCTCGCCACCGCCGGGTTCCTGGCCGTCGCGCTCGGGACCGCCGCGCGGCTCGCGGGCCCCGGCGCGCAGGGGCGGGCCACCGCGACCCTGCTGGCGGGCACCACCACCGCCTGCGTGGTGGGCGTCCCCGCGGGCGCGCTGCTCGGCGAGCTGTGGGGCTGGCGGTCCGCGTTCTGGGCCGTCGCCCTGCTCACCGCGCCCGCCCTGGTCGCGGTCCTGCGCTCGGTCCCGGCGGGCGGCGGCGACCCCGGCGGCGCGGTGGCCGCCGAGCTGCGCGGGCTGCGCGTGCCGGGGCTGCGGTCGCCGCTGCTGCTGGCCGCGCTGGTCAACGGCGGCACGTTCTGCGCCTTCACCTACCTCGCCCCGCTGGTCACCGACGTGGCGGGCCGCGCCGCGGGCTGGGTGCCGGTGGCGCTGGCGGTGTTCGGCTGCGGCGCGTTCGCCGGTGTCGTGGTGGCGGGAAGGGCGGCTGACCGGCGCCCGGCGCGCCTGCTCGCCGCGGGACTGGTGGCGCTGCCCGCGGGCTGGCTGCTGCTGGCCGCGTTCCCGGTCGCGCCGCTGCTGTTCGCCCAAGCCGCCCTGTCGTTCGCGGTCGGCTCCACGCTGGTCGCCGAGGTGCTGCGGGTCGCGCCCGGAGCGCCGAGGCTGGCGGGCGCGGCGGCGACCGCGGCGCTCAACGCAGGCGCCGTCGTCGGCCCGCTGCTGGGCGGCGCCGCGCTGGCCGGGGGCGCTCGGGCCGCGCTGCTCGTCAGCGCCGCCCTCACCGCCTGCGCGCTGGTGTTCGGCTCACGCCGCCTGACGCGCGCCCGCGCCTGA
- a CDS encoding SGNH/GDSL hydrolase family protein translates to MKYVAIGDSFTEGVGDELPDGTVRGWADLVAQGLATALPDEEVEYANLAVRGRLITPIATEQLEAALALKPTLLSFNGGGNDMMRPGMDTSKVLALIERVVRRCAEEGVRLILISGPNPGAGLPLGRVIDRRGSELTRAVTPLRDRPNLVLVDIFNDTEIRRPAYWAPDRLHLNAAGHRRAAALILSALGHHTEAEIVAPDADERARGLLHELRYYREHVLPWLGRRLGGRSSGDNRTAKGAVWSPVPKL, encoded by the coding sequence ATGAAGTACGTGGCGATCGGCGACAGCTTCACCGAGGGAGTCGGCGACGAACTGCCGGACGGGACCGTCCGGGGCTGGGCCGACCTGGTCGCCCAGGGGCTGGCGACGGCGCTGCCCGACGAGGAGGTCGAGTACGCCAACCTCGCCGTCCGGGGCAGGTTGATCACCCCCATCGCCACCGAGCAGCTGGAGGCGGCCCTCGCGCTCAAGCCCACGCTGCTCTCGTTCAACGGCGGCGGCAACGACATGATGCGCCCCGGCATGGACACCTCCAAGGTCCTCGCGCTGATCGAGCGCGTCGTGCGCCGCTGCGCCGAGGAGGGCGTCCGGCTGATCCTGATCAGCGGCCCGAACCCCGGCGCGGGCCTGCCGCTCGGCCGCGTCATCGACCGCCGCGGCAGCGAGCTGACCAGGGCCGTCACCCCGCTGCGCGACCGGCCGAACCTGGTGCTGGTCGACATCTTCAACGACACCGAGATCCGCCGCCCCGCCTACTGGGCCCCCGACCGACTGCACCTCAACGCCGCGGGCCACCGCAGGGCCGCCGCGCTGATCCTCAGCGCGCTCGGGCACCACACCGAGGCCGAGATCGTCGCCCCGGACGCCGACGAGCGCGCGCGCGGCCTGCTCCACGAGCTGCGCTACTACCGCGAGCACGTCCTGCCGTGGCTGGGCCGCAGGCTCGGCGGTCGCTCCTCCGGCGACAACCGCACCGCCAAGGGCGCGGTGTGGTCCCCGGTCCCCAAGCTCTGA